In one Haloplanus salinus genomic region, the following are encoded:
- a CDS encoding DUF7124 domain-containing protein — MDSGGTMTLAFEFEALQALADPNAVFDGARQWTEYVGVLSDEPTYVVTNFTRKRRLRQDFFSGPRGVDESLDNVRDQFDTDRHVFIGTSEDDRETAERHGWEYLSIEEAAEFAEWELSEDSKEDPFEGETRDDWP; from the coding sequence ATGGATAGCGGCGGGACGATGACGCTCGCGTTCGAGTTCGAGGCGCTCCAAGCCCTCGCCGATCCGAACGCGGTGTTCGACGGCGCCCGGCAGTGGACCGAGTACGTGGGCGTCCTGAGCGACGAACCGACGTACGTCGTCACTAACTTCACGCGCAAGCGACGCCTCCGGCAGGACTTCTTCTCGGGTCCGCGGGGCGTCGACGAGAGCCTCGACAACGTCCGCGACCAGTTCGACACCGACCGCCACGTCTTCATCGGGACGAGCGAGGACGACCGCGAGACGGCCGAGCGACACGGCTGGGAGTATCTCTCCATCGAGGAGGCGGCGGAGTTCGCGGAGTGGGAGTTGAGCGAGGACTCCAAAGAGGATCCGTTCGAGGGCGAGACGCGGGACGACTGGCCCTAA
- a CDS encoding NAD(P)(+) transhydrogenase (Re/Si-specific) subunit beta: protein MTAILGGLPASVLAFVYLVAGVLFIQGLRDMTHPRTAPRGNLISAGGMALAVGVTVLVTDILSPILLFAGLLVGGAVGVWLAATVETTEMPQLVGLFNGFGGGASALVAGAELIDMFGTGSFQIGVTATAALAGIIGSVTFWGSVVAAGKLHGVVDDSAVRYSGEQAVKALFLIAAVLAGAHLVTRPNLLGAVPLAGWVPSYWVLVAAASILGVLLVVPIGGADMPVVIALLNSYSGLAAATTGFVLDNSVLIIAGTLVGASGLILTVIMCESMNRSLANVFFGGLGETSEGDEEMEDIYEGNITTTSPEEVEMTLDVADRVVIVPGYGMAVAQAQHAVAELAELLEGEGVDVEFGIHPVAGRMPGHMNVLLAEADVPYEKLRDLEEINPTFSQTDVVIVIGANDVVNPSANDAGSGPLAGMPVLNVGEARTVIVNKRSLSPGFSGVPNPLFAQDNTNMLFGDGKEMMQELVNIYKENH, encoded by the coding sequence ATGACGGCCATCCTCGGCGGCCTCCCCGCCTCCGTCCTCGCGTTCGTCTACCTCGTCGCGGGCGTCCTCTTCATCCAGGGCCTGCGCGACATGACACACCCGCGGACGGCGCCGCGCGGTAACCTCATCTCCGCCGGCGGGATGGCGCTCGCGGTGGGTGTGACGGTCCTCGTGACCGACATCCTCTCGCCGATCCTGCTGTTCGCCGGCTTGCTGGTCGGCGGCGCCGTCGGCGTTTGGCTGGCGGCGACGGTAGAGACGACGGAGATGCCACAACTCGTCGGCCTGTTCAACGGCTTCGGCGGCGGCGCCTCGGCCCTGGTGGCCGGCGCCGAACTGATCGACATGTTCGGCACCGGCTCGTTCCAGATCGGCGTCACCGCGACGGCCGCGCTCGCGGGCATCATCGGCTCCGTCACCTTCTGGGGGAGCGTGGTCGCCGCCGGCAAACTCCACGGCGTCGTCGACGACTCCGCGGTCCGGTACAGCGGCGAACAGGCCGTCAAGGCGCTGTTCCTGATCGCCGCCGTCCTCGCCGGGGCGCATCTCGTCACCCGCCCGAACCTGCTCGGCGCAGTGCCGCTCGCCGGCTGGGTGCCCTCGTACTGGGTGCTCGTCGCCGCCGCGTCGATTCTCGGCGTGCTGTTGGTGGTCCCCATCGGCGGCGCGGACATGCCCGTCGTCATCGCCCTGCTCAACTCCTACTCGGGGCTGGCGGCCGCGACGACGGGCTTCGTCCTCGACAACTCCGTGCTGATCATCGCGGGGACGCTCGTCGGCGCCTCGGGACTGATCCTCACCGTCATCATGTGCGAGTCGATGAACCGGTCGCTCGCGAACGTCTTCTTCGGCGGTCTCGGCGAGACGAGCGAGGGCGACGAGGAGATGGAGGACATCTACGAGGGCAACATCACCACCACCTCCCCGGAGGAGGTGGAGATGACCCTCGACGTGGCCGACCGCGTGGTCATCGTTCCCGGCTACGGCATGGCGGTCGCACAGGCCCAACACGCCGTGGCCGAACTGGCCGAACTGCTGGAAGGGGAGGGCGTCGACGTGGAGTTCGGTATCCACCCCGTCGCCGGCCGCATGCCCGGTCACATGAACGTCCTCCTCGCGGAGGCCGACGTTCCCTACGAGAAACTCCGTGATCTGGAGGAGATCAATCCGACGTTCTCCCAGACGGACGTGGTCATCGTCATCGGCGCCAACGACGTGGTGAACCCGTCGGCCAACGACGCCGGCTCCGGCCCCCTCGCCGGCATGCCCGTCCTCAACGTCGGCGAGGCGCGGACGGTCATCGTCAACAAGCGGAGCCTCAGCCCCGGCTTCTCCGGGGTCCCCAACCCGCTCTTCGCACAGGACAACACGAACATGCTGTTCGGCGACGGCAAGGAGATGATGCAGGAACTGGTGAACATCTACAAGGAGAACCACTGA
- a CDS encoding NAD(P)/FAD-dependent oxidoreductase: MSQSYVIIGDGIAGSSAAETLREEAPDAEITVITDEGETLYNRILIKEFAKGKLPEMPISIHEPSWYADRDIDLRLDTLVTNIDPEGHRLRTHEDETIEYDKLLVATGGTPTQLPVENSDADGIHHFWTFQDARAIREHAAQAETGIVVGAGLLGIDLAAICGEQDVEAHYLMRGDCWWRYALSTEGAEILHEAMRERGVTPVFQSGVDRFETDDDGRVTAAIDPNGDRYEGDFVGIAIGLDFNTELLQGTGVERDDGIFVDEYMRTSVDDVYAAGDITRYHDTILGERAQNGSWDSAKSQGTTAAKNMLDPGSEPFRFVSSYSITHFDFPFLSFGHPTIGDDECERKYSDTEWRRLAFKDGKIVGGVLIGDLSPQSAYKKLMREERVVADQKDVLLEKSVDLDELAPAQEQ, encoded by the coding sequence ATGAGTCAGTCGTATGTGATCATCGGTGACGGGATCGCGGGGAGTTCTGCCGCCGAGACGTTGCGCGAGGAGGCGCCCGACGCCGAGATCACCGTCATCACCGACGAGGGGGAAACCCTCTACAACCGCATCCTCATCAAGGAGTTCGCGAAGGGGAAGCTTCCGGAGATGCCCATCTCCATCCACGAGCCGTCGTGGTACGCGGACCGCGACATCGACCTGCGGCTCGACACGCTGGTGACGAACATCGACCCCGAGGGGCACCGCCTTCGAACCCACGAGGACGAGACGATCGAGTACGACAAGCTACTGGTCGCCACCGGCGGGACGCCGACGCAGCTGCCGGTCGAGAACAGCGACGCCGACGGCATCCACCACTTCTGGACGTTCCAGGACGCCCGCGCGATCCGCGAGCACGCGGCGCAGGCCGAGACGGGCATCGTCGTCGGCGCCGGGCTGTTGGGGATCGACCTCGCGGCTATCTGTGGCGAACAGGACGTGGAGGCCCACTACCTCATGCGCGGCGACTGCTGGTGGCGCTACGCGCTCTCGACCGAGGGGGCGGAGATCCTCCACGAGGCCATGCGCGAACGCGGCGTCACTCCCGTGTTTCAGAGCGGCGTCGACCGCTTCGAGACGGACGACGACGGCCGCGTAACCGCAGCGATCGACCCCAACGGCGACCGCTACGAAGGTGACTTCGTCGGTATCGCGATCGGTCTCGATTTCAACACGGAGCTTCTGCAGGGGACGGGCGTCGAACGCGACGACGGCATCTTCGTCGACGAGTATATGCGGACGAGCGTCGACGACGTCTACGCCGCCGGCGACATCACGCGCTATCACGATACGATCCTCGGCGAACGCGCCCAGAACGGCTCGTGGGACAGCGCCAAGTCGCAAGGCACGACCGCGGCGAAGAACATGCTCGACCCCGGCTCCGAACCCTTCCGTTTCGTCTCCTCGTACTCCATCACCCACTTCGACTTTCCGTTCCTCTCGTTCGGTCACCCCACTATCGGCGACGACGAGTGCGAGCGCAAGTACTCCGACACCGAGTGGCGTCGGCTGGCGTTCAAGGACGGCAAAATCGTCGGCGGCGTCCTGATCGGCGACCTCTCGCCCCAGAGCGCCTACAAGAAGCTGATGCGCGAGGAGCGCGTCGTCGCGGATCAAAAGGACGTGTTGCTGGAGAAGTCGGTCGACCTCGACGAGTTGGCGCCGGCACAGGAACAGTGA